A stretch of Fusarium poae strain DAOMC 252244 chromosome 2, whole genome shotgun sequence DNA encodes these proteins:
- a CDS encoding hypothetical protein (TransMembrane:1 (o557-577i)), translating to MSSTMESISQESQSLSPRPPRSKRGRLSLACTQCRKRKVRCDATTPKCRNCVLRGDECTTFDPRRPNAVAVRKWPHKSSQSTSTLSPVQRRASIVSQHSSPASLIGSQHAASTPLSASGNKERVPSWIERAYQEVQTSPESGTDGQTNDSPDVVMNTDESSHRIKYMGSSSLQCLTRFIDLFLQRRGLDPIGRHFRWGMCFTEEFSLPLVPSLPDLPSMSVMEPCIKKYFSRTHPLIPILDHTEFISDVLRFSDLQQTCQNGLQGAMTSVDAPALVAIYAVLSIGMDDHEGTISPAATGYLTGAYSLVSHLLSFPYMSSVQALVLLAVAMRARGKDGQCWHLLGQAIRIGYSLGFHRKIVISNPNEDSGHQVDRQLHSRVWWSCYALEKSMQLETGRPSAIEITDCDQPLPDKSSGLNPCFIRWVSLSQLVGKISEHIFQRRAESALEFLSGIAQLDQALIDWLDEGTEDAKTNQNAKSSEEKSFAVFLSLQFHQAQITLLRASLVFPETSFQSQVQRHESKIQSISRLLQSQVTCVEAARTIITQVAEFADCQPDFLLLTPTPTFLAAVTLALQTFKKPHKRMGRSDGELVRIGSDYVAECYRRVGQHSEFVKGVLELSVRVNQVLSGDSSTIQTPRLSQQDSQEASLDQRMLSPGQFCDTNVDSFVFDPLEYFQDPFQAMPLDHFWAVMESDFATIGDQGMC from the exons ATGTCTTCCACCATGGAATCAATATCGCAAGAATCCCAAAGCCTCTCACCGCGCCCTCCCCGATCCAAACGTGGCCGTCTCTCTTTAGCCTGTACTCAATGTCGCAAGCGCAAAGTGCGATGCGACGCGACAACCCCCAAGTGTCGCAATTGCGTTTTACGAGGCGATGAATGCACAACTTTCGACCCGCGACGACCAAATGCTGTAGCAGTGAGAAAATGGCCACACAAGAGTTCACAGAGCACATCCACGTTGTCGCCGGTACAGCGCAGAGCTTCAATCGTTAGCCAGCACAGCTCTCCAGCTTCGCTTATTGGGTCACAGCATGCTGCCTCAACACCTTTGTCGGCGAGTGGCAATAAAGAGAGGGTTCCGTCGTGGATTGAGCGCGCATATCAAGAGGTTCAGACGTCGCCCGAGAGCGGGACTGATGGACAGACAAATGACAGTCCTGATGTCGTTATGAACACCGATGAGTCATCGCATCGCATAAAG TACATGGGTTCCAGTAGCCTTCAATGCCTCACCCGCTTCATTGATCTTTTTCTCCAGCGACGAGGACTAGACCCCATTGGCAGACACTTTCGCTGGGGCATGTGCTTTACTGAGGAATTCTCGCTACCCTTAGTACCGAGCTTGCCAGACCTACCTAGCATGTCCGTCATGGAGCCCTGTATAAAGAAATACTTCAGCCGCACGCATCCTCTAATACCGATACTCGACCATACAGAGTTCATATCCGATGTTTTACGCTTTTCCGATCTACAACAAACTTGTCAAAATGGCCTCCAAGGAGCGATGACTTCTGTGGATGCGCCTGCTCTCGTTGCGATCTATGCCGTGTTGAGTATCGGTATGGACGACCACGAAGGCACAATATCACCTGCAGCCACGGGCTATCTTACAGGTGCTTATTCTCTAGTTAGCCACTTACTGAGCTTTCCATATATGAGCTCTGTCCAAGCCCTTGTCTTGCTAGCTGTGGCGATGCGTGCAAGAG GGAAAGACGGCCAATGCTGGCATCTGCTCGGCCAAGCAATTCGAATAGGTTATTCACTGGGTTTCCACCGAAAAATTGTTATATCGAATCCTAACGAGGACTCTGGACATCAAGTTGACCGTCAACTGCACTCTAGAGTCTGGTGGTCGTGCTATGCGTTGGAGAAATCCATGCAGCTCGAGACAGGCCGACCTAGTGCTATAGAAATTACAGATTGCGATCAGCCACTGCCAGATAAGAGCAGCGGGTTGAATCCATGCTTCATCAGATGGGTGTCCCTCTCTCAACTAGTTGGAAAGATTAGTGAACACATCTTCCAGCGAAGAGCCGAGAGTGCCCTTGAGTTCTTGTCGGGTATTGCACAGTTAGATCAGGCTCTGATTGACTGGCTCGACGAAGGCACAGAGGATGCGAAGACGAATCAAAATGCAAAGTCCTCGGAAGAGAAGTCATTTGCCGTCTTTCTGTCTTTGCAGTTCCATCAG GCTCAAATCACTCTCCTACGCGCATCACTAGTATTCCCCGAAACCTCATTCCAGAGTCAGGTTCAAAGGCACGAGTCCAAGATTCAGAGTATCTCTCGACTGCTGCAAAGTCAGGTTACCTGCGTCGAGGCTGCGCGGACAATCATAACACAAGTCGCCGAGTTTGCAGACTGTCAACCTGATTTTTTACTATTGACTCCAACTCCAACTTTCTTGGCAGCCGTGACGCTTGCACTTCAAACTTTTAAGAAACCACATAAACGGATGGGTCGATCAGATGGCGAGCTCGTAAGGATAGGATCCGATTACGTTGCTGAGTGTTATCGACGTGTTGGTCAACATAGCGAGTTCGTCAAAGGCGTGTTGGAACTATCGGTGCGCGTCAACCAAGTTTTATCTGGTGACAGCTCAACTATTCAGACGCCGAGACTGTCGCAACAGGACTCCCAAGAAGCGAGTCTTGATCAAAGAATGTTGTCGCCGGGCCAATTCTGTGATACCAATGTTGATTCGTTCGTGTTCGACCCGTTGGAGTATTTTCAGGATCCGTTTCAAGCGATGCCGTTGGACCACTTCTGGGCGGTAATGGAGAGCGATTTCGCAACTATTGGTGATCAGGGCATGTGCTGA